The following proteins are encoded in a genomic region of Oryzias latipes chromosome 17, ASM223467v1:
- the impad1 gene encoding inositol monophosphatase 3, with protein sequence MAPMGIRLSPLGVAVFCLLGLGIIYHLYAGVISNRLSAFRQVKKVDLRELLAVSVEAAVLGGKEVKRVRNENSLNEKSKGETREGAKELLTTGDLQSHRKMFNLLSNTFPDVKVHSEERDNALDSVTWDKKIPAEILEKVKESTEVPADSITVWIDPLDATQEYTESLVKYVTTMVCVAVEGRPVIGVIHLPFTGLTAWGFVGQGSNVQARSSYSYNPPKVIVSRSHSGEVKKFIQDAFGNSTTIITAGGAGYKVLSLLDIAASDSDPMDQADVYVHITFIKKWDICAGAALLKALGGHMTTLKGEDIDYSGTPLNKGGLVATIGENHKFIIEKLPNWDPEKH encoded by the exons ATGGCACCTATGGGGATTCGGCTCTCTCCACTTGGTGTGGCGGTGTTTTGCCTGCTGGGACTCGGTATCATCTACCATTTGTATGCCGGAGTGATTTCCAACCGTCTTTCTGCCTTCAG ACAGGTTAAAAAAGTGGATTTGAGAGAACTTCTAGCTGTCTCGGTGGAGGCTGCAGTGCTCGGTGGTAAAGAG GTAAAAAGAGTGCGTAATGAGAACAGCCTGAACGAGAAATCAAAGGGAGAGACGAGGGAGGGGGCCAAAGAGCTCCTGACAACGGGTGACTTGCAATCTCACAGAAAGATGTTCAACCTTTTAAGCAACACTTTTCCAGACGTCAAA GTTCACAGTGAAGAACGTGACAACGCTTTGGATTCGGTAACCTGGGACAAAAAAATACCAGCTGAAATATTAGAAAAAGTCAAGGAAAGTACAGAGGTTCCAGCTGACAGCATCACTGTGTGGATCGATCCTCTAGATGCAACTCAAGAGTACACAG AAAGCCTTGTGAAGTATGTGACCACCATGGTGTGTGTAGCTGTGGAAGGTCGTCCAGTGATTGGAGTCATCCACCTGCCCTTCACAGGGCTCACAG CCTGGGGGTTTGTAGGCCAAGGATCAAACGTGCAGGCCCGCTCCTCCTATAGTTACAACCCCCCAAAGGTGATTGTGTCGCGTTCCCACTCAGGAGAAGTGAAGAAGTTTATTCAGGATGCTTTTGGAAATAGCACAACAATAATAACGGCAGGTGGAGCAG gaTACAAGGTCCTGTCACTGTTGGACATCGCTGCAAGCGACTCTGACCCCATGGACCAAGCAGATGTCTATGTCCACATTACCTTTATTAAGAAATGGGATATCTGCGCAGGTGCTGCGCTGCTTAAAGCACTAG GAGGACACATGACTACTCTGAAGGGTGAGGACATTGACTATAGTGGAACTCCTCTCAACAAGGGAGGGCTGGTTGCAACCATTGGTGAGAACCATAAGTTTATAATAGAAAAACTACCAAACTGGGACCCTGAGAAGCACTGA